In Burkholderia sp. WP9, a genomic segment contains:
- a CDS encoding SulP family inorganic anion transporter produces the protein MTEDPRPVSDVTRAVPSGWRAMFPPLTWLSSYQPKWLTHDAIAGATLAAYAIPVSLAYATLAGLPPEYGIYCYLVGGLAYALFGSSRQLAIGPTSAISMLVGVTVSEMAGGDPARFAAIAALTALLVAAMCFVGWILRLSSLVNFISETILLGFKAGAALTIALTQLPKLFGVKGGGEQFFDRVVTLAGQLPSTNLAVLGFGVAAIVVLLLGEKFLPGRPVALFVVVISIIVLSVTPLIGLGFKTVGALPQGLPEFRWPGLRVRDVDGAISLAFACMLLSYVESVSAARALAQANGYEINPHQELLGLGAANLAAGLFQAYPVAGGLSQSSVNDKAGAKTPLALVFASVTIGLCLLFLTGMLKNLPSVVLAAIVLVAVKGLVDIDEMRHVWRVSRFEFFVSMVAFAAVLLLGILKGVIVAVLVSMLLLIRRAAHPHVAFLGKIPGTRIYSDAERHPDNEAAPGVLVFRVEASLLYFNVEHVRAAVWDKIRTGDGSLKLVICDLSTSPAVDLAGARMLAKLHEALKTGGITLRLVSAHAEVRDILRAAGVENLVGYLQRGISVADTIDEWKTGRSAPPQVAGAL, from the coding sequence ATGACCGAGGATCCTCGTCCTGTTAGCGATGTAACGCGAGCTGTGCCTTCGGGATGGCGGGCCATGTTTCCTCCCCTAACGTGGCTATCGTCTTATCAGCCGAAGTGGCTCACGCACGATGCCATTGCAGGTGCCACCCTGGCGGCCTACGCGATTCCCGTGTCGCTCGCCTATGCCACGCTCGCTGGATTGCCACCAGAGTACGGCATCTATTGTTATCTGGTTGGGGGACTCGCCTATGCGTTGTTCGGGTCTTCCCGCCAGCTCGCGATTGGCCCGACTTCGGCGATTTCGATGCTGGTCGGTGTGACAGTCTCGGAGATGGCTGGAGGGGATCCGGCACGATTCGCCGCCATTGCCGCCCTGACTGCGCTGCTGGTCGCCGCAATGTGCTTCGTGGGGTGGATTCTGCGGCTGAGTTCGCTGGTCAATTTCATTAGCGAGACGATCCTGCTCGGGTTCAAGGCGGGCGCCGCCTTGACTATTGCTTTGACTCAGCTACCAAAGTTGTTTGGGGTGAAGGGCGGTGGCGAGCAATTTTTCGATCGCGTCGTCACGCTCGCCGGTCAACTTCCCAGTACCAATCTCGCCGTGCTCGGATTTGGTGTTGCGGCGATCGTCGTGCTGCTACTGGGGGAGAAGTTCCTGCCCGGTCGGCCCGTCGCATTGTTCGTGGTGGTGATCTCGATCATTGTGTTATCTGTGACACCGCTGATCGGCCTTGGCTTCAAGACTGTCGGCGCGTTGCCGCAAGGTCTACCCGAGTTTCGCTGGCCTGGCCTGCGCGTCCGCGATGTGGACGGTGCGATTTCGTTAGCGTTCGCGTGCATGCTGCTGTCGTACGTCGAAAGTGTTTCTGCCGCGCGGGCGCTGGCCCAGGCGAACGGTTACGAGATCAATCCACACCAGGAGCTACTCGGACTCGGCGCGGCCAATCTGGCAGCGGGACTGTTTCAGGCCTATCCGGTCGCGGGTGGTTTGTCGCAGTCATCGGTCAACGACAAGGCCGGCGCCAAGACACCGCTCGCGTTGGTCTTCGCTTCCGTGACTATCGGGCTGTGTCTGTTGTTTCTGACCGGAATGCTGAAAAACCTGCCAAGTGTGGTTCTGGCCGCGATCGTACTGGTTGCGGTGAAAGGGCTGGTCGATATCGACGAGATGCGTCACGTTTGGCGGGTAAGCCGGTTTGAATTTTTCGTCTCGATGGTAGCGTTCGCCGCCGTGCTTCTGCTAGGCATCCTGAAAGGCGTGATCGTGGCAGTGCTGGTTTCAATGTTATTGCTTATAAGACGCGCCGCACATCCACACGTGGCATTTCTGGGCAAGATTCCCGGCACCCGGATCTACTCCGACGCCGAACGCCACCCGGACAACGAAGCGGCGCCAGGCGTACTGGTATTCCGCGTCGAGGCGTCGCTGCTCTACTTCAATGTCGAGCATGTGCGCGCTGCCGTATGGGACAAGATCCGGACTGGCGACGGATCGCTCAAACTGGTTATCTGCGATCTGTCGACTTCTCCCGCTGTTGACCTCGCGGGTGCGCGCATGTTGGCCAAGCTGCATGAAGCGCTGAAGACGGGCGGAATAACGTTGCGGCTGGTCTCCGCTCATGCGGAGGTGCGGGATATTCTGCGCGCGGCGGGTGTTGAGAACCTGGTGGGCTACCTCCAACGTGGCATCTCGGTTGCCGACACGATCGACGAATGGAAGACAGGGCGAAGTGCGCCGCCGCAAGTGGCAGGAGCGCTATGA
- a CDS encoding PqiC family protein — protein sequence MAPFAASFSAVLHRCAAHSIRYIVSCLVVGLVAAGLGGCKSSPARFYTLSPDATLATLATPHAIPLAVGPVTVPDLVDRPQIVTRAAGNEVAINEFARWAQPLKGNIARVVAADLGTLLNSQQVTVFAGTTDPLATWYVRLDVMRFDAEPGQDVIVDVQWTIRAPGKQPVRSGRSIVREPVSGAGFEAMTTAYDRALAVVSRDIAAAVGTMIQP from the coding sequence GTGGCGCCGTTTGCCGCGTCATTCAGCGCTGTTTTGCACCGCTGCGCCGCGCATTCGATCCGCTATATCGTGTCATGCCTCGTGGTTGGACTGGTCGCCGCGGGGCTGGGGGGATGCAAGTCGTCACCCGCCAGGTTCTACACGCTGAGCCCGGATGCGACTCTCGCGACATTGGCGACGCCTCACGCGATCCCTCTGGCGGTAGGGCCGGTTACCGTGCCGGATCTGGTGGACCGTCCGCAAATCGTGACCCGGGCGGCCGGCAACGAAGTCGCCATCAACGAATTCGCGCGATGGGCGCAGCCTCTGAAAGGCAATATCGCGCGGGTCGTTGCGGCGGATCTGGGTACGCTGCTGAATTCGCAGCAGGTGACGGTGTTCGCGGGTACGACCGATCCGCTGGCCACATGGTACGTGAGGCTGGATGTCATGCGTTTCGACGCGGAACCCGGCCAGGACGTCATTGTGGACGTGCAATGGACCATCCGTGCTCCGGGGAAGCAGCCTGTTCGTTCAGGCCGATCTATTGTTCGCGAGCCAGTGTCCGGCGCAGGTTTTGAGGCGATGACCACGGCCTATGACCGGGCGCTTGCTGTGGTGAGTCGTGATATTGCGGCGGCAGTTGGCACGATGATTCAGCCATAG
- a CDS encoding multidrug efflux RND transporter permease subunit yields the protein MNVSHFCIDRPIFASVISIVITLGGALAMLALPVAQYPDITPPQITISATYPGANAEVVANNVAAPIEQQVNGADNMIYMNSSSSSTGNLTINAYFQIGTNPELAQVDVQNRVNLALPQLPQSVQAQGIQVQKKSSAFMMVIAIYSPSERYDSVYIANFANIYVLDAIKRIPGANQSSIFGNPDYAMRIWLKPDRMAQLGVTAADVQRVVANQNQQFAVGSIGQSPTGRPVEQSFAVTTTGRLAEPAEFENIIVRAASGGAAIVRLKDIGRADLGQKDYSIRSRFQGKPATVIAVYQQPGANALEVSKQVRATLLELKKSFPEGLSYEIAMDTTEFTRASISDVIHTFFEALILVVIVVFVFLQSLRATLIPIVAVPVSIVGTCMFMLPLGFSINMLTLFGMVLAIGIVVDDAIVVIENVERNMTVYKLNPKDAAKKAMDEVAGPVIAIVLVLCAVFVPVAFLGGITGQMYKQFAITIAISVVISGIVALTLSPALAALLLKSSHGEKKGFFRWFDNAFSRMTAGYSRAVRLLIKRFVIGLVLFAGMIALAVVMMRSIPGAFLPPEDQGYLLGAVIMPDSASLDRTGEVSQQVTDYFKKQGAVGSITVVDGYSLLDNQNKNNASAFFVGFKSFEERYSSENRKTQNAQAVLMDAYRGFSTVKEGVVIPVNPPSIPGLGTTGGTEVWIQSKGDATVAQLAEVADQFVQKAKQRQELTGVTSTFNASSRQLLVKVDRDKSETLGVPVEDVYSAMQTMFGSLYVSQFNRSSRLWQVILQAEPSYRLKPEDLDQIFARSRSGTMVPIKSVASYQYVTGPDLVTRFNNFPAIKITANAAPGFSSGQVIAALEDLASQMPQGFDVAWSGEAYEERQSGGTSGLVFVFGLVMVFLILAAQYEKWTLPIGVLMAVPFALFGALLAILLRGLTNDVYFQIGLTMLVALAAKNAILIFEFAVLNRGTGASVLDATMTAAEERLRPIVMTSLAFILGCVPLAIARGASANSRHSIGTGVIGGMLGATVLAVFFIPMFYYLLESMSSRSSGGKQTPDQGSGNVNPATPPDATPGPGSTHPAPSAPREGD from the coding sequence ATGAATGTCTCGCACTTCTGCATCGATCGTCCGATATTCGCGTCGGTTATCTCCATCGTTATTACGCTCGGCGGAGCATTGGCGATGCTGGCGCTTCCGGTCGCCCAGTATCCTGACATCACGCCTCCGCAAATCACGATTTCTGCGACCTATCCGGGGGCCAACGCCGAAGTGGTGGCGAACAATGTCGCCGCTCCAATCGAGCAGCAAGTGAATGGCGCGGACAACATGATCTACATGAACTCGTCCAGTTCGTCGACGGGGAACCTGACGATCAATGCCTATTTTCAGATCGGCACCAACCCGGAGCTTGCTCAGGTCGACGTTCAGAACCGCGTGAACCTCGCTCTTCCGCAATTGCCGCAGTCGGTCCAGGCGCAGGGCATTCAGGTACAGAAGAAGTCGTCCGCTTTCATGATGGTGATTGCGATCTATTCGCCGAGTGAACGCTACGATTCGGTCTATATCGCGAACTTTGCCAACATCTATGTGCTCGATGCCATCAAACGTATTCCGGGCGCGAATCAGTCGAGTATCTTCGGTAATCCGGACTATGCGATGCGTATCTGGCTCAAACCGGATCGGATGGCGCAGTTGGGCGTTACCGCGGCTGACGTTCAGCGAGTCGTGGCGAACCAGAACCAGCAATTCGCGGTGGGCAGCATTGGACAATCACCCACCGGGCGGCCTGTCGAGCAGTCTTTTGCCGTCACTACGACCGGCCGCCTCGCGGAGCCCGCCGAGTTCGAAAATATCATTGTGCGCGCGGCAAGCGGGGGAGCTGCGATTGTTCGGCTCAAGGACATTGGACGCGCGGATCTCGGACAAAAAGACTATTCGATTCGCAGTCGTTTCCAGGGAAAGCCCGCGACGGTCATTGCTGTCTATCAGCAGCCGGGCGCGAATGCACTCGAGGTGTCGAAGCAGGTGCGGGCGACGCTTCTGGAGCTGAAGAAGTCGTTTCCCGAAGGGTTGAGCTATGAGATTGCGATGGACACGACGGAATTCACCCGCGCATCCATCTCAGATGTCATCCACACCTTCTTTGAAGCATTGATATTGGTGGTGATTGTTGTCTTTGTTTTCCTGCAAAGTCTGCGCGCAACGTTGATCCCTATTGTGGCGGTCCCGGTCTCGATCGTGGGCACATGCATGTTCATGCTGCCGCTGGGTTTCTCGATCAATATGCTCACGCTGTTCGGAATGGTTCTGGCGATCGGGATTGTCGTGGACGATGCGATTGTTGTGATCGAAAACGTCGAGCGCAACATGACGGTCTATAAGCTAAACCCGAAAGATGCTGCGAAAAAAGCAATGGACGAAGTGGCGGGGCCGGTCATTGCGATTGTATTGGTGCTGTGCGCGGTCTTCGTGCCGGTGGCGTTTCTCGGTGGCATCACCGGGCAGATGTACAAACAGTTCGCCATCACGATCGCTATATCGGTGGTCATCTCCGGTATTGTGGCGCTGACGCTTTCGCCAGCGCTTGCCGCTTTGCTGCTGAAGAGTTCGCACGGTGAGAAGAAGGGATTTTTCCGCTGGTTCGACAACGCTTTCTCGCGAATGACGGCTGGATATTCGAGAGCGGTGAGACTGCTGATCAAGCGCTTTGTGATCGGACTGGTGCTTTTCGCCGGCATGATCGCGCTGGCTGTTGTCATGATGAGGTCTATCCCTGGGGCATTTTTGCCGCCGGAAGACCAGGGCTATCTGCTCGGCGCGGTCATCATGCCTGACTCCGCGAGTCTCGATCGCACCGGTGAAGTTTCACAGCAGGTGACGGATTACTTCAAGAAACAGGGGGCTGTGGGCAGCATTACAGTGGTGGATGGTTACAGTCTGCTGGATAACCAGAACAAGAATAACGCGAGCGCGTTTTTTGTCGGGTTCAAGAGCTTCGAGGAGCGCTATTCCTCGGAGAACAGAAAGACGCAGAACGCACAAGCGGTCCTGATGGACGCCTATCGTGGATTTTCGACGGTAAAGGAGGGCGTCGTCATTCCAGTCAACCCGCCGTCGATCCCGGGGTTGGGTACGACAGGCGGCACAGAAGTGTGGATCCAGAGTAAAGGGGATGCAACCGTCGCCCAACTGGCGGAGGTGGCGGACCAGTTCGTCCAGAAGGCGAAGCAGCGACAGGAACTGACGGGCGTGACCTCGACATTCAATGCGTCGTCGAGGCAATTGTTGGTGAAAGTGGATCGTGACAAGTCGGAGACGCTCGGCGTTCCGGTCGAGGACGTGTATAGCGCGATGCAAACAATGTTTGGATCACTGTACGTGTCGCAGTTCAACCGGTCCAGCCGGCTCTGGCAAGTCATTCTGCAGGCGGAACCTTCGTACCGCCTTAAGCCTGAGGATCTCGATCAGATATTTGCGCGCAGCCGCAGCGGTACGATGGTGCCGATCAAGTCGGTGGCGAGTTATCAATATGTGACCGGCCCGGATCTCGTCACGCGCTTCAACAACTTTCCCGCCATCAAGATCACGGCAAATGCTGCTCCGGGTTTTAGCTCGGGCCAGGTCATCGCCGCGCTGGAAGACCTCGCCTCGCAAATGCCGCAAGGCTTCGACGTCGCGTGGAGCGGTGAGGCGTATGAAGAGCGTCAATCCGGCGGCACCTCCGGCCTCGTGTTCGTATTCGGCCTCGTGATGGTGTTTTTGATCCTCGCGGCACAGTATGAAAAGTGGACGTTACCGATCGGGGTGCTGATGGCGGTGCCGTTCGCTCTCTTCGGCGCGCTACTCGCCATTCTGTTGCGCGGGTTGACCAACGACGTGTACTTCCAGATCGGGTTGACGATGCTGGTCGCGTTGGCCGCCAAGAACGCCATTCTTATCTTCGAGTTCGCGGTATTGAATCGTGGCACTGGCGCATCGGTTCTCGACGCTACGATGACAGCGGCCGAAGAACGGCTGCGCCCGATCGTGATGACCTCGCTGGCGTTCATTCTGGGGTGCGTGCCGCTTGCAATCGCACGCGGCGCGTCGGCGAATAGCCGGCACTCCATCGGTACGGGGGTGATTGGAGGGATGCTCGGCGCGACGGTGCTCGCCGTGTTCTTCATTCCAATGTTCTATTACCTGCTCGAGTCGATGTCTTCACGGTCAAGCGGCGGTAAGCAGACGCCAGACCAGGGGAGCGGCAACGTGAACCCCGCCACGCCTCCGGATGCGACGCCAGGTCCTGGCTCGACGCACCCGGCGCCGTCGGCACCGCGCGAGGGCGACTGA
- a CDS encoding efflux transporter outer membrane subunit has product MERLALMRVLASLILLPLSGCLLGPDYVRPKVDVPATFRFAQGSSVDVANTVWWEQFLDPVLNQLIATALSENRDVRVAAARVEEFRGQFVTTRSALFPQVAAGADASRQRASQSAGVPFPANVSPVYNQFDATVSVAWEIDLFGKYRRQTEAARANLLASEEGHRAIILALVASVASSYVNLRSLDRQLEIAKDTAVSRAESVRVFTARFQGGEVSQMELAQSQSEYESAQATIPQIETQIAQQENALSVLIGRNPGQILRGRELSALGTPQIPAGLPSELLERRPDLLQAEQTLVSQNALIGAARALYFPSISLTGLFGSLSTQFSSLFTGPARVWSFAGSLTQPIFTAGNISGQVRQAEARQQEALFAYEKTIQVAFQEVEDALISVQKTHEQLGSQGNQVEALRTYARLARLRYEGGYTSYIEVLDAERSLFNAQLGYTQTQGAVLTSYVSLYKALGGGWVLEAEKMSNPAPAPSAAPVPASSVSTEPVAQQVPPADGAIAQEPR; this is encoded by the coding sequence ATGGAACGCCTGGCCCTTATGCGCGTCCTGGCCTCGCTCATTCTTCTTCCTTTGAGTGGCTGCCTGCTCGGCCCCGACTATGTGCGGCCGAAAGTCGATGTGCCGGCGACTTTCCGCTTCGCGCAGGGCAGTTCGGTCGACGTCGCGAACACGGTCTGGTGGGAGCAGTTTCTGGATCCGGTGCTGAACCAGCTCATTGCAACGGCGCTGAGCGAAAACCGGGACGTGAGGGTAGCGGCCGCGCGGGTCGAGGAGTTTCGCGGCCAGTTCGTGACAACCCGGTCCGCTCTCTTCCCGCAAGTGGCTGCGGGTGCCGACGCATCACGTCAGCGTGCGTCGCAAAGCGCGGGTGTACCGTTCCCGGCAAACGTGAGTCCCGTTTATAACCAGTTCGACGCGACGGTGTCGGTGGCCTGGGAGATCGATCTGTTCGGCAAGTATCGGCGGCAAACCGAGGCTGCGCGGGCAAACCTGCTGGCAAGTGAGGAGGGCCACCGCGCGATCATCCTCGCTTTGGTGGCTTCCGTTGCGTCGTCGTATGTCAACTTGCGCAGTCTCGATCGGCAATTGGAAATTGCGAAAGACACGGCAGTCAGCCGGGCGGAATCGGTACGTGTATTCACTGCCCGATTCCAGGGGGGAGAGGTTTCGCAAATGGAGCTCGCCCAAAGTCAGTCGGAATACGAGTCGGCGCAAGCGACCATTCCGCAAATCGAAACGCAAATTGCCCAGCAGGAGAACGCGCTATCCGTGTTGATCGGCAGAAATCCCGGCCAGATTCTGCGAGGACGAGAACTGTCGGCGTTGGGGACGCCGCAGATTCCAGCGGGCCTGCCTTCGGAACTGCTGGAGCGCCGTCCGGATCTTTTGCAGGCGGAGCAAACGCTCGTCTCGCAGAATGCATTGATCGGCGCCGCGCGCGCGCTCTATTTCCCTTCGATATCGCTGACGGGGCTATTCGGCTCGCTCAGTACGCAGTTTTCGAGCCTCTTCACCGGGCCCGCCCGAGTGTGGTCTTTCGCGGGTTCATTGACGCAGCCGATCTTCACGGCAGGGAACATCTCAGGACAGGTGCGCCAGGCTGAGGCTCGTCAACAGGAAGCGCTGTTCGCATACGAAAAAACGATCCAGGTCGCATTTCAGGAGGTTGAAGACGCGCTTATCTCCGTGCAGAAAACGCATGAGCAACTAGGGTCGCAGGGAAATCAGGTGGAAGCGCTGCGTACTTACGCACGGCTGGCACGCTTGCGCTATGAGGGCGGTTATACGAGCTACATAGAAGTGCTCGACGCCGAACGCAGTCTCTTTAACGCACAGCTGGGTTACACGCAAACACAGGGCGCCGTGCTCACCTCGTACGTCAGTCTGTACAAAGCCCTCGGGGGCGGTTGGGTTCTGGAAGCTGAAAAGATGTCGAATCCCGCGCCTGCGCCGTCGGCCGCGCCGGTTCCGGCCTCCTCCGTGAGCACTGAGCCGGTTGCGCAGCAGGTCCCGCCGGCTGATGGGGCAATCGCACAGGAGCCGCGATGA
- a CDS encoding MlaD family protein, which yields MTTPSEKPDTPDLVEADVVPRSRWRMQLVWLVPIVALLVGGWLATKAVLERGEKITISFKTGEGLEAGKTKLKFKDVDIGVVEAVTLSTDHKHVVAKAEVVRDVANMLVDNTRFWVVRPRISGGTVSGLGTLLSGSYIDVDVGNAVKARHDFVGLEVPPVFASDIPGREFTLKSTGLGSLDVGSPVYFRRLQVGQIASYQLDPDGKGVTLKVFVNAPYDRFVKSDTRFWHASGVDMAFDTNGLRIETQSIVSIIIGGVAFESPADSVEEVAAVANAQFELYSTRADAMKQHDRIVDRYVVNFTDSVRGLTVGAPVDFRGVVIGEVTQIYTRFDPERRRFSIPVEIQIYPERFTSRYQTGRAGGRISEDPKGIANYLVENGFRFQLKSGNPLTGQLYLALDYFPDAPKAKIDWNRSPPELPAVPRTLQSLQDSVTRLLTKLNSIPFEAIGNDARTTLQTTNSMLSKLDADVIPRAHDTLASAQTVLNSANTALQPDSSLQQTTEETLRELTRTSAALRTLADYLSQHPEALVRGKPGGQP from the coding sequence ATGACCACGCCTAGCGAAAAACCCGATACACCTGATCTGGTTGAGGCCGACGTGGTCCCGCGCTCGCGCTGGCGCATGCAGCTAGTGTGGCTGGTGCCTATCGTGGCGCTGCTGGTGGGCGGATGGCTCGCCACGAAGGCCGTGCTGGAACGTGGAGAAAAGATAACCATCAGCTTCAAGACGGGTGAGGGGCTGGAAGCGGGTAAGACCAAGCTCAAGTTCAAAGACGTCGATATCGGGGTCGTCGAAGCGGTGACGCTCTCAACGGATCACAAACACGTCGTCGCGAAAGCCGAAGTGGTGCGCGATGTGGCGAATATGCTTGTCGACAATACGCGCTTCTGGGTGGTGCGTCCGCGCATCTCCGGCGGCACGGTGTCCGGACTCGGCACACTTTTGTCCGGGTCTTACATCGACGTGGATGTCGGCAATGCCGTGAAAGCCCGTCATGACTTTGTTGGGCTGGAGGTGCCCCCTGTATTTGCCAGTGACATTCCCGGGCGCGAATTCACGTTGAAGAGCACGGGACTCGGCTCGCTGGATGTCGGCTCGCCGGTCTATTTCCGAAGGCTTCAGGTTGGACAGATTGCCTCCTATCAGTTGGACCCGGATGGTAAAGGCGTCACGCTCAAGGTATTCGTGAATGCCCCTTATGATCGGTTCGTGAAAAGCGATACGCGCTTCTGGCACGCCAGTGGAGTCGATATGGCATTCGATACGAACGGTCTGCGGATCGAGACCCAGTCGATCGTTTCGATCATCATCGGCGGTGTGGCATTCGAGTCGCCCGCGGATTCGGTCGAGGAGGTCGCGGCGGTGGCCAATGCGCAATTCGAACTGTATTCGACTCGCGCCGATGCGATGAAGCAGCACGACCGTATTGTCGATAGGTATGTAGTGAACTTCACGGATTCCGTGCGCGGTCTGACGGTTGGCGCACCCGTGGATTTTCGCGGCGTAGTGATCGGCGAAGTGACACAGATCTATACGCGATTCGACCCGGAACGCCGCCGCTTCAGTATTCCGGTTGAGATCCAGATCTATCCCGAGCGCTTTACCTCGCGCTATCAGACCGGGCGAGCCGGCGGCCGCATCAGCGAGGATCCAAAAGGAATCGCCAATTACCTGGTCGAAAATGGCTTTCGCTTCCAGCTAAAGAGTGGCAATCCTCTGACCGGTCAACTCTATCTTGCGCTGGATTATTTTCCTGACGCCCCGAAGGCCAAGATCGACTGGAACAGGTCACCACCTGAGTTGCCGGCTGTGCCGCGCACGCTGCAATCGCTGCAGGATTCGGTTACGCGCTTGCTGACGAAGCTCAATAGCATTCCGTTCGAGGCAATCGGAAACGACGCCCGTACGACGCTGCAAACCACGAACTCGATGCTCTCGAAACTCGACGCGGATGTCATTCCACGCGCTCACGACACATTGGCTTCCGCGCAAACAGTGCTTAATTCGGCGAATACCGCGCTGCAACCCGATTCGTCCTTGCAGCAGACGACAGAAGAGACTCTTAGAGAGTTGACCCGTACCTCCGCGGCACTCCGTACGCTTGCGGACTATCTTTCGCAGCATCCCGAAGCATTGGTTCGCGGAAAGCCCGGAGGGCAGCCATGA
- a CDS encoding YSC84-related protein: MNRRNFVLNTAAATAAAGLAFAGCTTTGGSGKSPETDASKRQALDASVDGTMSRLYATVGGARELASKAQGILTFPAVKKVAFIAGAEYGEGALRVGGATVGYYSTTAASFGFQAGAESTAVIFLFMTKDSLAKFTSSAGWSVGGDVAVSLLKVGANGSIDTTSASAQVVAIVLTNTGLMADASLAGTKVTKLNL, translated from the coding sequence ATGAACCGAAGGAACTTTGTATTGAATACCGCAGCAGCCACTGCCGCCGCGGGCCTCGCGTTCGCGGGCTGCACCACCACAGGAGGCAGCGGCAAGAGTCCCGAAACGGACGCGTCGAAGCGTCAGGCGCTCGACGCGAGCGTCGACGGAACGATGTCGCGGCTTTACGCAACAGTGGGGGGAGCACGCGAACTCGCATCCAAGGCGCAAGGCATCCTCACTTTCCCGGCAGTCAAGAAAGTGGCCTTTATCGCGGGTGCCGAGTATGGTGAAGGCGCATTGCGCGTAGGCGGCGCGACGGTCGGCTATTACAGCACGACGGCTGCTTCTTTCGGCTTCCAGGCCGGCGCCGAATCAACCGCGGTCATCTTCCTCTTTATGACGAAGGACTCGCTCGCCAAATTCACCAGCTCGGCCGGTTGGTCGGTCGGCGGCGACGTGGCGGTCTCCTTGCTAAAGGTGGGTGCGAACGGGTCCATCGACACGACATCCGCATCCGCCCAGGTTGTCGCCATAGTCCTGACCAATACCGGCCTGATGGCGGATGCGTCGCTCGCTGGAACCAAAGTGACCAAGCTCAACCTCTGA
- a CDS encoding paraquat-inducible protein A — protein MIDADIIACHDCDLLQRGSQVQPGSTLRCHRCHAELRRGRSNGPEYALAFTTASVVLLVISNVFPIVGLSVSGTLVQTTLAGSVRVLYLDGMWPLAALVGLTTIFMPVVQTVTMLWLLLPLHFRRKPWGPVGAFRLFQLARPWGMTEVLILGLLVALVKLAHIAKVVPGTALWSFIALMIILAAAAASFDPQEVWSRIAAARNNDRSLRLPRRTPANGALTGAACGLTLCHDCGLLVGSPKGSVARHCPRCGASLHVRKPASLSRTWAYLLAATVLYIPANVLPVMDTSSLFGAQKDTILSGVVYLWVSGSWPLAVLVFIASIAVPMLKVLGLAYLTISTQLHSQWLPEQRTQIYRVIELVGRWSMLDIYVITMLVALVQFKALATINAGPAAIAFGAVVVLTLLAAMSFDPRLIWDAVERDHDHA, from the coding sequence ATGATCGACGCCGATATCATCGCTTGCCACGACTGCGATTTGCTGCAGCGTGGAAGCCAGGTGCAACCCGGCAGCACGTTGCGCTGTCACCGCTGCCACGCGGAGCTGCGTCGAGGCCGCTCCAACGGTCCCGAATATGCTTTGGCGTTTACGACGGCATCCGTGGTGTTGCTCGTCATCTCCAATGTGTTTCCGATCGTGGGTCTGTCGGTGAGCGGCACTCTCGTTCAAACGACGCTAGCCGGATCCGTGCGGGTCTTGTACCTGGATGGCATGTGGCCGCTTGCGGCGCTGGTGGGCCTCACGACGATTTTCATGCCGGTGGTGCAGACCGTGACGATGCTGTGGCTGCTGCTGCCTTTGCATTTCAGGCGCAAGCCTTGGGGTCCGGTAGGCGCATTCCGGCTGTTTCAACTGGCTCGCCCGTGGGGAATGACCGAGGTGCTGATCCTTGGCCTACTGGTTGCGCTCGTCAAGCTGGCGCATATCGCGAAGGTCGTGCCCGGTACGGCGCTGTGGTCCTTCATCGCGCTCATGATCATACTGGCGGCCGCCGCGGCCTCATTCGATCCACAAGAGGTGTGGTCGCGTATTGCCGCTGCACGAAACAACGATAGGAGCTTACGCCTGCCGCGGCGCACTCCCGCGAATGGTGCGCTGACAGGGGCAGCATGCGGACTTACGCTCTGTCACGATTGCGGTCTGCTGGTGGGCTCGCCGAAGGGTTCCGTTGCGCGGCATTGCCCGCGTTGCGGAGCGTCGCTGCACGTGCGCAAACCGGCCAGCCTGTCGCGCACGTGGGCGTATCTCCTCGCCGCCACCGTGCTCTATATCCCGGCGAACGTTCTACCCGTAATGGACACGAGTTCGCTGTTCGGCGCACAGAAAGACACGATCCTGAGCGGCGTGGTCTATCTCTGGGTATCGGGGTCGTGGCCGCTTGCCGTTCTCGTCTTTATCGCAAGCATTGCTGTGCCGATGCTCAAAGTTCTTGGGTTGGCCTATTTGACGATCTCGACACAGCTTCATTCGCAATGGCTGCCTGAACAGCGTACGCAAATCTACCGCGTAATCGAGCTGGTCGGACGCTGGTCGATGCTCGACATATACGTCATCACGATGCTGGTAGCCTTGGTCCAATTCAAGGCACTCGCGACTATCAACGCAGGTCCCGCGGCTATTGCGTTCGGCGCGGTGGTGGTGCTGACACTGTTGGCGGCGATGTCTTTCGATCCGCGTTTGATCTGGGACGCTGTGGAGCGGGATCATGACCACGCCTAG